One Cuculus canorus isolate bCucCan1 chromosome 2, bCucCan1.pri, whole genome shotgun sequence genomic region harbors:
- the ARF1 gene encoding ADP-ribosylation factor 1: protein MGNIFANLFKGLFGKKEMRILMVGLDAAGKTTILYKLKLGEIVTTIPTIGFNVETVEYKNISFTVWDVGGQDKIRPLWRHYFQNTQGLIFVVDSNDRERVNEAREELMRMLAEDELRDAVLLVFANKQDLPNAMNAAEITDKLGLHSLRHRNWYIQATCATSGDGLYEGLDWLSNQLRNQK from the exons atgggaaatatttttgctaacCTCTTCAAAGGCCTTTTTGGCAAAAAAGAAATGCGTATTCTAATGGTTGGTCTGGATGCTGCGGGAAAGACTACTATTTTGTACAAGCTTAAACTCGGTGAAATAGTAACTACTATTCCTACTATAG GTTTCAATGTGGAAACGGTAGAATACAAGAACATTAGCTTCACAGTGTGGGATGTAGGCGGTCAGGATAAGATCAGACCACTCTGGCGCCATTATTTCCAGAACACACAAG GTCTGATTTTTGTGGTTGACAGTAATGACAGAGAACGAGTGAACGAGGCCAGAGAAGAGCTTATGAGAATGTTGGCAGAAGATGAGCTTAGAGACGCTGTTTTATTAGTGTTTGCTAACAAACAG gACCTGCCGAACGCGATGAATGCAGCAGAAATCACAGACAAACTTGGACTGCATTCTCTTCGTCACAGGAACTGGTATatccaggcaacctgtgccactaGTGGAGATGGTCTCTATGAAGGACTGGACTGGTTGTCCAATCAGCTCCGAAACCAGAAATGA